The Entelurus aequoreus isolate RoL-2023_Sb linkage group LG03, RoL_Eaeq_v1.1, whole genome shotgun sequence genome contains the following window.
ACTTTCCGACTTGGGAATGACATCAGACCGGCCTGTAAATTCTGTTAAAAATACTTGGAAAAGACTACCCTTTTTGCAGAAGATTCCTAAGAACAGTTGAGCGCTGTCATATACTGAACTGTATGGATGTCCAATCTTGCTGGCTGCAAAATAGGTTTACCTTCAGGTAAATATAAAGGGTCCgcactgagattggtaggtcgtgagttcaaaccccggccgagtcataccaaagacttgccgcttggcactcagcatcaagggttggaattgggggttaaatcaccaaaatgattcccgagcacggccaccgctgctgctcactgctcccctcacctcccagggggttaaacaaggggatgggtcaaatgcagagggtaatatcgccacacctagtgtgtgtgggactatcagtggtactttaactttaacctaacctaacctaacctaacctaacctaacctaacctaacctaaccaaaCCAAAGATGATTTTTTAACTAGCTTTTAAGCAGtaggtcattaaaaacagcagattctcaggaatatacaaaataagaataacagtGAAGGGATAAATCCACACCCCTGGTCCTTATCTTTTTGTAAATGTGGCCACCAAaataatttagttgaatatccctactCTAGATAGTGAAGTCTAACCATCTTGATCCGAGGAACCCAACAAAACCATCCTATGTCTACTGTGTTTATCTGAGTGTTTTAGTCGTTTTCTTTTAGATGCAAAAAGTCACAAATTATATCTGTTTAACTGTGGTGATCCCCATtaactgttaaaaaaacaacaacaacaaaaaacgtcaAATCAGATTTGACTGTGAAAATCCTTAGTCAAAATGTTTTGTAAACAATTGTTTGTCTCATTGTAAGTGCACATCATAATTCCTCACCTTGTTAGCACTGCCACTTTGATGGCAGCAAAGTCTGACCATAATGGCCCTTATTGTATGATTTAAGAAGCATATCCATTACACCACACATTCACAGACACTTTCACCGCACCGTGGGTTAACACCATCTGCTGCCGATCAGGAAacaccagctttgcacaagtcaaTGTCTCTAATTATCTACCTCGACCAAAGGGAGGCCGGTCCCCACTAATCTCCACAATGTGTTCTGCTTCCCATTCCCACCTGTGTCCCCATACAAGGGGGGCCTTACATGGGAGGACCTCAGGGCTCTGTGTCAGGGGACCAGGTGATACAGCAATGCCTGTCCCCACGCCAGAAGCTCCACTGCTCGGTTTGGCTGGCAGCTGCCTCCCCCCACTGAGACATCCCACAGCTGACAATCCCCCAGCACTGACAGGGGCTCTTTACTGTGTCAATAGCCTCATATATTAGAGTTAACCGCCTTTGTGGTGAGTGAGGGTGTCAGGCTTTTTGGCCTGACAGCGCTTGTTACCATGATGAACTGTAGATTGAATGGAGGGGGTCTGTGTCCCAGGCACGAGAGCTCCGACTCCTCCGGTCTTTGTGTCCCACGCATGGCTATTGTTCAGCCCCATTCAGGGCTCTCAGGAGAGGGCGGCAGGCGAGAATGAGTTACATCTCTTCATTTCTCCCCTGATCTGCAGCTCATCTGTCAGCCGTGGGAGGATAAGCATGTATTTTACACGCTTGATTTGTTGCTAAGTGAAGGCAGgtcattgttgtgttgtttgccTAAATGATGTCCATGGTAATCGCTGTGTTTGCAATTTAGCTGATGAATCGTTTCTACTTATAGAaatatattttcacattttttatatttaaagcAAAGTTTACTAAGCTGATCAAACATTCATGCTAATACTGAAGTCATTAGAGGCAGAGACAAATGGTCGGCCCGAGAGCTCCAAGACATGGCTCCTACTTCCCTCGCCTGTGTCAGACAAAAGTGACGCGCCGTCCTGGCGCCTGTGTCGTCCTTTCATCTCTTACACCCTGTTGAGGTAAAGATGGATGGTCCCTTGGTGCAAGAACGCCTGCACATTCAGCGTCTGTGTTGTCACCCTTCTGTCCCTGCTTTGCTCTTTAAGAGGTCAGGGCTTCAAAGCTGGTTAGCAACCAATGACAACATGAATTATATGAGCTGCGTATAGATGTTTGTTTTAGAAAAATGGACCAAGAAGAATGTAACAGGTTTAAGAAGTCACCAGTCAAGAGTATGATAAAGAATTTAATTTAGGAAAATAGAAATCCTGTACAAAAAGACACACAAGAGTAAACTCTTTTAACATTATTTCTTCAACATTCATCATAAGATAAATTACAGCGTTTGCTACTCCACTAAAATACCTTGTGCATTTCGAATATTTCTCTTAAAGCAATGCAGAAGAGATGATCCATAAAAATAGCAGCAGTTTACATGGCAGAAAATGCACGTACATCATATACAATATAAGTCATCAGGTCCGCAGTTTAAGTTGCttggttttagtttttttttacagtttgttcaTTGCCAGGCTGTGCAATGAAGACGTTGGTACGGGCAAAGTTTGGCACAGAGAGCAGGGGCAAGGCATGCCGGGGAAGTGTCTGTAAGAGCTGGTCAGGTGGAGGGGGTCCTTCAGAAGGCCCTGGACCGGAGCGTGGAAACCAAGGAAGCTGGTGGTTGGGGGTGAGTGTGAGGTTGGAGTTGTCACTGAAGTTGGTGCATGATGCTGGGTGGAGCCCACCAGAGAGTGCAGGGACTGGGCCAGAGGATGCAAGGGCAGGTGGGCAGGTGGTGCTGCAGTGGTAATGGCGGCGTGGGCGACTGTGCGACTCTGGACGGCAGCGCTTGCGCCGTACGCGTCTCCCACCAGCTTCTTCATCTCCTCCAAAGAGCTGGACAGCATAAGAATATAGTTTCTGGCCAGCAGCAAGGTAGATATTTTGGACAGCTTGCGGACCGACGGGCCATGAGCATAGGGCATGACTTCCCTCAAGCCATCCATGGCCTGGTTCAGATCGTGCATCCTCTTCCTCTCCCGACTGTTCACTTTCAGTCTCAAGTCTTGCACCTCTTCCTTGCTGGGCTGAGATCGACTTTTGGGCTTTCCGTCCGTGCGGCTCGGGTCGGCGTCTCTGTCTGCTCGGTTGTCTTGGCAGTACGTCTGAAACATCTTGTTGGAGAAGAAGCTCCTGGCTGAGTCATCCACAACTAGGTCTGGGGATGAAGAACGGCTGCTGGTGGAACCGGCATCAGAATCCATTTTGATTTAAGCAAGGAAAAAAAGCAAATGCTTCCTAGTCTGTTCCTGCTGAAGTGCAGCCACAGTCTCCCTTCACTTTTTTTCAGTCTGATGACCAGTCTGTCTTAACTGTCACCCTCTGGGACAAGTGGGGTGTATTTATACCACCACCACAACAAAGGAACAATACACTGCATAATGAGACACTTAGAGCCACAGCCAATTGCAGAGGGGACACATGTTCACCCCCCAACACACACAAGTTGTCCCGAAGCCCCCATTTTTACCTTCCCACACCCACATTTAACACCCCCCGCCCCATCACCATCACCACCACAGATGAACACCAACACATTTAATCAGATGTGTTAAGCTCCTAAGCATTTCAGTAGGATAGCTAAAACTTTCATTAGAAAAATTGTAATGTTTTGCATATTCTACAGCAAAGGGTCAGCAGATTTTTAAAGAAAATTAGACATTTTAgcattcaagcataaaaatggctaaataaacaaataatagatgagaccaaaccaatcatgtCATGCTGTTTAGTATTGTGGCCacagattggctcagcctcaggcagactGATTACTATTTGTTAGTTCGTTAGTGACCTTTATTTAAACTAGAGGTAGACCCATTGATATTCACAATCTCTTTTGCAAATAGGTCCTCATGGCTAAATTAGCAGCACAAATAAATTTcacataaaacacatgtaaaaacaccacaaaatactaataaaaacaaacattactcagacacaattacatttgtaaataacaataatacgCCATTATCAGAATTCAGACAGAGGACTGTCAATAACATTAAAAGCAGATTGCAGACCTTCTGTGGTACTTGCTAATGACGATGCAAAAGAGTGTCGTCCGCACAAAAATGAAATTTGGCGCAGGTTGCATTATGACACAAGGCATTAATATAGACAGCAAATAAAATGTAACCCAATATAGACTCCCAGGGTACGCCATTTTGAATAACCAACACACACCATCAACCAGAAGTGTTCCACCACTCATTTACCAAACCATTTGTTTTAGTGGATTAAAAGTgtctaaaggtgactaaagggtgttaatTCATGTAGAGAGGGCTCTCATTAAGTGCAAAATGTATTTACAAGGTCGTAAACAggttttttccatgcttgaaaatATTTGATCAATGATTACTACTTTACAGAAATTCATTTATCCATGTCATGTTCGGaaacaattaacagcaataaacgaggATTACTGTAATCATGATGATAATATTTAAACAAATGCACATACATCTTGAACAAAATAACTATATTCCAGGGAAATCTTACCTGGGTTTTTGACtgtgaaaaaaaaagtgaattatcacataattattattatatttttattgccctaatatgcaaaaccaagttttctattagtacctgtttttgtgtatttgggatctgcataaccaAAAATGTTGAATCAAACCATGCAGGCATgggggagatatttataaaacaatcttgccttccttcatactttctcTGAACGAACCTTTTAGAATTTGCACAACTTGTGATGTTTTCCTaacatgtgacgtcagcggatagctCCATACCtgtatatggtaaagttttacacGAAGAGCTTTGCGCCAGTCCACCACTGTCATCAGACACTGGCGataataagttccttctttttctctattttcttgctgTGGGAGAGAAAGGCTCGTACATGAACATGCATCCTGCGCCTATTATAAAGTAGTGTATAGGTCTAACATATTTCTCAGTGGActcaatatggaagcgctaaaaactacaacgtgGCTGATGGGGAGAAAAtgtagtcgaagtggaggcacataaataggaccacccacaaaacggcgtatcttgaagagacagtcagaaaacgGTTTGAAGATGAaaggtaaaacatcatctattttgaccaaagaaccaccatgacattatatgtagaccacaagggagtgttttaaatgtagaaaaaatatcgtaatattatATGACCCCCTTAAATTTGACTTTGAACTTCACTTATATGTCACTATGTACTGATAATAATGATCatatataatcataataataataatatccaaaaaaatgtacataaacattgaaaaaaactaactttCATACAATAATTCTTAAtagataatatactgtatattataaacATCTCATAAGTGGTAAAGGTATGTTTATGTAAATACAGTGATGCCTCTCAGAGTGTTGTTTAGGTACCATATCTAAATAAGGCCTTACAGGCACAATATACTGTCCACTGTATCTGGCGGCCGAGTAATGTGTTACTCTAATACAACCACGTTTTTCATTAGCAAGTAATCTAACGTGTTAATATTTCCAAACCATTAATCAGATTAAAGATACTAATTCATGTCTTTGTGCGTTACTATTGTCATTTTCAATTTATTGTAAGTTCAAATATAAATCTTTGAGTCTGCTTCTTGATAGATTTGTTTGGACTGTTGCACTGTTACTTATTACTTCTATATTATAATCACCATCACCATTACTTACTTCTgccacagtatacagtatatttatgtatgtacagtacagtacatgtgtTGTTATTGTTACACTATTTATCATAAAAATGcttaaacaaaacatatttaaaaaaagagatGGAGTGGAAAAACAACTCGTTGAGTTGCTGACAGTTTGGTTCCCCCCaattcaaaaatcccatctgctCCCCTGATGTAATACATACTCAGGAGCAAGCAACACAAACATAAATATCAACGGAGGGAAGAGAGAGATGGGCATATTCTAGTTAAAATAAagtctttatttttactttttgttAGCTCAGTTCATTGaaagctacactatattgccaaaagtatttggccacctttcttgactcacatatgaacttgaagtgccatcccattcctgacccattgggttcaatatgatgtcggtccaccttttgcagctattacagtttcaactcttctgggtaggctgtccacaaggtggcggagtgtgtttataggaattttcgaccattcttccaaaagcgcattggtgaggtcacactgtgatgttggtcgagaaggcctggctctcagtctccattgtaattcattccaaaggtgttctatcgggttcaggtcaggactctgtgcaggccagtcaagttcatccacaccagactctgtcatccatgtctttatggaccttgctttgtgcacttgtgcacagtcatgctggaataggaaggggcctgctccataatgttcccacaaggttgggagcatggaattgtccaaattgttttggtatcctggagcattcaaagttcctttcactggaactaaggggccaagcccaactcctgaaaaacaaccccacaccataattcctcctccaccaaatttcacactcggcacaatgcagtcagaaatgtaccattctcctggcaacctctgaggccagactcgtccatcagattgccagatggaaaagtgtgattcattacTCCAGGGAACGCATCTCCACTGCTTTAGAGTCCAGGGGCGACGTGCtctacaccactgcatccaacgctttgcattggacttggtgatgtatggcttaaatACAGCTGTTCGGccaggaaacccattccatgaagctctctgcgtactgtatgtgggctaattggaaggtcacctgaagtttggagctctgtagcaactgactgtgcagaaagacGGCGGCCTCTTTGCACTATACGCTTcaacatccgctgacccctctctgtcagtttacgtggcctaccacttcgtggctgagttgctgttgttcccaaactcttccattttcttataataaagccgacatttgactttggaatatttaggagcgaggacatttcatgactggatttgttgcacaggtggcatcctatgacagttccatgctggaaatcactgagctcctgagaccggcccattctttcacaaatgtttgtagaaacagcctCTATGCCTAAGTGCATGATTTTAtgcacctgtggccaggccaagtgattaggacacctgattctgatcatttggatgtgtggccaaatacttttggcaatatagtgtatgtgctgGCGGCAAAATGTAACAAAATTATGAAACTTGGAATCTACCTTAGTTACTCTTCAATTAAAGTGATCACTAAAGTAACCAAGTTACTGTTTAAAGGGGTAATCAGATTAGTTTTTCAAAGTAACTGTGGCAACGCTGTGTGGATATTGTTGGGGAagggggtggatggatggatgaatccaAAAGTTTATATAATAAATTTACAGTAACTAAGTGAAATACTATACAGTAATTCTTATTGCAAAAACATATTTATAGATATTGACATTATATGCCTTGTAAGAAAgttttttacataataaaaatgtttttgttgtctttactGTACATCTAAGCTTTTGTACTTGTTCTCTCTGAGTACACGTACTATGTTATATTTCATTCATTTGATGATTATTTTGCATGCTTATGTCAGACAATGAAAGCAAAGTAAAAGTGAGAGTGTCGACCTACAATCAAACAGACAACCTTATTGCCCTGCACCATAGCACCAGATATATGATGCCTCGAAGGCCTTATTTACATATGGTTCCTATGCAACACCCTGAAAGGCATGAAGCACCATATGAGGCGCTTGAACATGTAAAGAGCAGCGTTAATGGCAGACTAGatacaattcaaccagaagctcaaGACAAAGAGGGTCGGATAAATTTGACTTGGTCCTCCAAACTGTCTGCGAAATTGCATCACTATCACAAGAAGGGGGTCCTTTAAGAAAGGAGGAGGTAGTTAAAAAGATACTAAGGAGCGGGCAGGGCATTGTCTTCCCTAATTCAACCATAAAGCTACTTGCACTCTCATATACACACAATGTTGCTTTTGAATAACATAATTGTATAACAGCACA
Protein-coding sequences here:
- the olig4 gene encoding oligodendrocyte transcription factor 4; the protein is MDSDAGSTSSRSSSPDLVVDDSARSFFSNKMFQTYCQDNRADRDADPSRTDGKPKSRSQPSKEEVQDLRLKVNSRERKRMHDLNQAMDGLREVMPYAHGPSVRKLSKISTLLLARNYILMLSSSLEEMKKLVGDAYGASAAVQSRTVAHAAITTAAPPAHLPLHPLAQSLHSLVGSTQHHAPTSVTTPTSHSPPTTSFLGFHAPVQGLLKDPLHLTSSYRHFPGMPCPCSLCQTLPVPTSSLHSLAMNKL